Proteins from a genomic interval of Blastocatellia bacterium:
- a CDS encoding serine/threonine protein kinase, protein MLSEKMLDAQNRYNKLTEVFLAALDCSSAERPDFLSQVCANDTELLKEVELLIKNNSPAKAFLEKPIAKLDLATLTESPEKKEAKEAKKLKDFIGQKVDKYIIKSKIGEGGMGVVFEAIRSDAPDSKSVAIKILSTNILTIQERFNMEYQIMANLEHPFIARLLDNGKTNDNLPYLVMELVDGQAIDQYCQNQKLNVIERLKLFLKVCEAVEYAHLHLVVHRDLKPSNILVTSNATPKLLDFGIAKIIKHNDINVDVTKTGSRLMTPAYASPEQILGKPTTVSVDIYALGILLYKLLTNNLPYQIKDNSFKAIEKVICEQIPLKPSIAVTENKKLSKKEEQQLVKTLMGDLDNILLMALRKESERRYKSVSEFAQDIQRYLNGFPVIARKDTFKYRASKFIGRNFRYLVTSILIIFLIFAGITTTLWQAKKAQQEKIKAEAQGQLLKAQSELASQRAKDIRSLSNALMFKYNDELEKLPGATALRQQMISEALNYLDGLNSLQNTDLELQRELALAYQRVGDIQGRPFRINLGNTSAALISYQKSLKIFEDLAQIAPNNPQLEIDLSNSLERVGEALDRTGDINMAMKYFQKALAIREKIVRKNIGNLEYLYSLASCYTKIGDNLATRGDFVNAMVLYCKTLSIRTNLVKQEPDNQKYHRGLATIHARFILIYQNIYDLINKRIGQINVSKKLLEKCLYYNQLITETAKKSLENEPENPFLQSELAGCYLQNSSILLQIGDLDDISLLEEAISIFEKLAKSDSENKQYLFLQANAYRIMADIKLEKQLFDHSITFCQQAKNIYQELFTNDPNNSNYQSYLAYTHKLLALNYVATDKNNDAKEHLITSFDLYQKLVDKSPDNIYFQTNFLDTFNQLTKFLVSNKDIAEATLITQHILQKYQLTITNKQISNLELTNLTWLLIKCEPAALRNKALASQYFQELAKNNLDLISLLNSVVINDNPKEKELVENLVLNLLDCTN, encoded by the coding sequence ATGTTAAGCGAAAAAATGCTTGATGCTCAAAATCGATATAACAAACTTACAGAAGTTTTTTTAGCTGCGCTAGATTGTTCAAGTGCAGAACGCCCTGATTTTTTGTCTCAAGTTTGTGCAAATGATACTGAGTTATTAAAAGAAGTAGAGTTACTAATAAAAAATAATTCTCCTGCTAAAGCATTTTTAGAAAAACCTATAGCCAAACTTGATTTAGCAACACTTACTGAAAGCCCAGAAAAAAAAGAAGCTAAAGAAGCTAAAAAGCTAAAAGATTTTATAGGTCAAAAAGTAGATAAATACATAATCAAAAGCAAAATAGGCGAAGGAGGAATGGGAGTTGTCTTTGAAGCTATACGAAGTGATGCACCAGATAGCAAGAGCGTAGCAATTAAAATACTCTCAACCAATATTTTAACTATTCAAGAGCGTTTTAATATGGAATACCAAATAATGGCTAATTTGGAGCATCCATTTATTGCACGCTTATTAGATAATGGTAAAACTAATGATAATTTACCTTATTTAGTAATGGAACTTGTTGATGGTCAAGCAATTGACCAATATTGTCAAAATCAAAAATTAAATGTTATAGAACGCTTAAAACTTTTCCTTAAAGTTTGTGAAGCCGTCGAATATGCACATCTACATTTAGTCGTGCATCGTGACTTAAAACCTAGCAACATTTTAGTAACAAGCAATGCAACACCAAAACTACTAGATTTTGGTATTGCTAAAATTATTAAACATAATGATATAAATGTTGATGTTACTAAAACAGGTTCTAGGCTTATGACTCCTGCCTATGCTAGTCCAGAGCAAATTTTAGGCAAGCCAACTACAGTTTCAGTTGATATATATGCCTTAGGTATATTGCTATATAAGCTACTTACCAATAATTTACCTTATCAAATTAAAGATAATTCCTTTAAGGCAATTGAAAAAGTAATTTGTGAGCAAATCCCATTAAAACCTAGCATTGCAGTTACAGAAAATAAAAAATTAAGCAAAAAAGAAGAGCAACAGCTAGTTAAAACCTTAATGGGTGATTTAGATAATATTTTGCTAATGGCTTTAAGAAAAGAATCTGAGCGACGTTATAAGTCCGTTTCAGAATTTGCTCAAGATATCCAACGCTACTTAAACGGTTTTCCTGTTATTGCTCGTAAAGATACTTTTAAGTATCGTGCTAGTAAATTTATTGGGCGTAATTTTAGATATTTAGTCACTAGCATTTTAATTATTTTTTTAATTTTTGCTGGAATAACAACAACTCTTTGGCAAGCAAAAAAAGCACAACAAGAAAAAATTAAAGCTGAGGCTCAAGGCCAGTTATTAAAAGCTCAAAGTGAATTAGCTAGTCAGCGAGCAAAAGATATTCGTAGTTTAAGTAATGCTCTAATGTTTAAGTATAATGATGAGCTAGAAAAACTACCTGGAGCTACTGCACTGCGCCAGCAAATGATTAGCGAAGCATTAAATTATTTAGATGGGCTTAACAGTTTACAAAACACAGATTTAGAGCTACAAAGAGAGTTAGCCCTAGCTTACCAACGAGTAGGAGATATTCAAGGCCGCCCCTTTAGAATTAATTTAGGTAATACCTCAGCAGCATTAATTAGTTATCAGAAATCATTAAAAATTTTTGAAGATTTAGCCCAAATTGCCCCTAATAATCCTCAACTAGAAATAGATTTGTCAAACTCTTTAGAAAGGGTTGGAGAAGCTTTAGATAGGACAGGTGATATTAATATGGCAATGAAATATTTTCAAAAAGCTTTAGCTATTCGGGAAAAAATTGTCCGTAAAAATATAGGTAATTTAGAGTATCTTTATTCTTTAGCTAGTTGTTATACAAAAATTGGAGATAATTTAGCTACTCGCGGAGATTTTGTTAATGCTATGGTGCTTTATTGTAAAACATTATCAATTCGCACCAATCTAGTAAAACAAGAACCTGATAATCAAAAATATCATCGCGGACTAGCTACTATTCACGCCAGATTTATTCTAATTTATCAAAATATTTATGATTTAATTAATAAAAGAATAGGCCAAATAAATGTCAGTAAAAAGTTATTAGAAAAATGTTTATATTATAATCAGTTAATTACAGAAACAGCTAAAAAGTCCTTAGAAAATGAGCCTGAAAACCCGTTTTTACAAAGTGAATTAGCAGGATGCTATTTACAAAATTCTTCCATTTTATTGCAAATAGGGGATTTAGATGATATTTCTTTATTAGAAGAAGCTATTTCTATATTTGAAAAATTAGCAAAAAGTGATTCTGAAAATAAACAATATTTATTTTTACAAGCTAATGCTTATCGGATAATGGCTGATATAAAGCTAGAGAAACAACTTTTTGATCATTCAATAACATTTTGTCAACAAGCTAAAAATATTTATCAAGAACTATTTACAAATGATCCAAATAATAGTAACTACCAAAGTTACTTAGCTTATACACATAAATTATTAGCCCTTAACTATGTAGCTACAGATAAAAATAATGATGCTAAAGAACATCTAATAACATCTTTTGATTTATACCAAAAACTAGTTGATAAAAGCCCAGATAATATTTATTTCCAAACAAATTTCTTAGACACTTTTAACCAATTAACAAAGTTTTTAGTTAGTAATAAAGACATTGCAGAAGCAACTCTTATTACACAACATATTTTACAAAAATATCAATTAACAATAACAAATAAACAAATCTCTAATTTAGAATTAACTAATTTAACCTGGCTATTAATTAAATGCGAGCCTGCTGCTTTACGTAATAAGGCTTTAGCTAGTCAGTATTTTCAAGAATTAGCAAAAAATAACTTAGATCTAATCTCGCTTCTAAATTCTGTTGTTATTAATGACAATCCAAAAGAAAAAGAATTAGTAGAAAATTTAGTTCTAAACCTATTAGATTGTACAAACTAA
- a CDS encoding TonB-dependent receptor, with amino-acid sequence MRKSLYILLSLFITSYFAVATYAQGSTTGAITGSVVDAQGSVLAGATITAKQISTNAERTAQVQEDGSYSFIQLPPGDYLITVAIEGFKPTTQSFNLLIGTTLVSRFVLLPAGTEEVIEVKASAMLNETRTESSTNIDTQRISSLPINQRNFLDFSLTSSRVTADRVPTQGVAANSGLSFNGQPARNNNITIDGLDNNESASGAVRSTFSQEAIQEFQILADSFSAEFGRASSGIVNIVTKSGTNDTHGSVFFFNRNDGLNTRDVFTSFKPNFDQYQFGATLGGAIKKDKVFYFTSFERLSLKQNNFVTISNQTVRSANNIGLPLQNGPIPFSIGNTSLLARLDVRLSDTDSLKVRYTGGFIYNGALEPFGGLIGQTNSGVQKLDDNSVAVSNTYINTGLNLVNETKFLFNKRNQDVIATDVGPQVRLVATEGEAIFGRGTFLTQNREAPLYQIANITSIAKGRNQIKFGVDYIYLKFNPETSNVPIVPGGFAQFNPIDLRFLGGPTFSGLEAFDPSLRSPQQRAFLQVFAAGLSLQGFPLLPLDRLSLPVAYVQGFGDSRSGGTSKFFSTFFQNDIKITSSFLLKMGIRYDLNRVTLQSRNNGNFSPRFAFSYRPAKLSNVNIHGAYGIFFGVPFLGPSIPVNSTTSQKFNIAIAVFPFSIIPFALPGHKFPDGDKVPDAINFGPQFTQVLTLQPNQRASYSQQANFGVDYFFNDQTSLSLQYTYVRGLKVFSARNVNPIVRPIPNDPFNSFLTGRVDPTKGDNFEFENAFDSYFNGFTVTFNQKLKNRLNLLASYTFSKSIDNFIDFRIESGLLELVNSFKLRDERSLSLQDTRSRFVLSGTVDLSYGQNRFLKGMQLSTIITLNTGRPYNLLAGVDLNGSGDNPPGDRPFMNGVSIGRNLGITPGFANVDVRLTRKFNLKEKYQIEGIFEAFNLFNRVNISDFARTFPPDTQGNFNLPPQRDGRFTVTPDRFRGAFASRQLQLGFRFTF; translated from the coding sequence ATGCGTAAAAGTCTATATATATTACTTTCGCTATTTATCACTAGTTATTTTGCTGTTGCAACCTATGCCCAAGGTTCAACAACAGGAGCAATTACAGGTTCAGTGGTTGATGCTCAAGGCTCAGTTTTAGCAGGAGCAACCATTACAGCTAAGCAAATCAGCACAAATGCAGAAAGAACGGCTCAAGTACAAGAAGATGGTAGCTATAGTTTTATACAACTTCCACCAGGTGATTACCTTATAACTGTAGCAATTGAAGGATTTAAACCAACAACCCAAAGTTTTAACTTGCTTATAGGAACAACTCTAGTAAGTCGTTTTGTACTATTGCCAGCAGGAACAGAAGAAGTAATTGAAGTTAAGGCTTCTGCTATGTTAAATGAAACTCGTACAGAGAGCAGTACTAATATTGACACTCAAAGAATATCTTCTCTACCGATAAACCAGCGAAATTTTTTAGATTTTTCCCTTACATCTTCACGTGTAACGGCTGATAGAGTGCCAACACAAGGCGTAGCAGCTAATTCTGGGCTTTCTTTTAATGGACAACCTGCACGAAATAACAATATTACTATTGATGGCTTGGACAATAATGAAAGTGCTTCAGGGGCCGTTAGATCAACATTTAGCCAGGAAGCTATACAGGAATTTCAAATTCTAGCAGATAGCTTTTCTGCTGAATTTGGCCGGGCATCTTCAGGAATTGTAAATATTGTTACTAAAAGTGGTACTAATGACACTCATGGATCAGTATTTTTCTTTAATCGTAATGATGGCCTAAATACTCGTGATGTTTTTACTAGCTTTAAGCCTAATTTTGACCAATACCAATTTGGGGCAACTTTAGGCGGAGCAATCAAAAAAGATAAAGTTTTTTATTTTACTTCTTTTGAACGTTTATCACTTAAGCAAAATAATTTTGTTACTATTTCTAATCAAACCGTAAGATCTGCAAACAATATAGGTTTACCATTGCAAAATGGGCCAATTCCTTTTTCCATAGGCAATACATCATTACTGGCAAGACTTGACGTTCGTTTATCAGACACAGATTCCTTAAAAGTCCGTTATACAGGAGGATTTATTTATAATGGTGCATTGGAGCCGTTTGGCGGCCTTATAGGACAAACTAATTCAGGTGTACAAAAATTAGATGATAATTCGGTTGCTGTTAGCAACACATATATAAATACTGGGCTAAATTTAGTAAATGAAACAAAATTTCTTTTTAATAAGCGTAACCAAGATGTTATAGCAACGGATGTTGGGCCTCAAGTGCGTTTAGTTGCAACTGAAGGAGAGGCTATTTTTGGTCGTGGGACATTTTTAACACAAAACCGTGAAGCACCTCTTTATCAAATTGCTAATATAACTTCTATTGCTAAGGGAAGAAATCAAATAAAATTTGGAGTAGATTATATATACTTAAAATTTAATCCAGAAACTTCTAATGTGCCTATTGTGCCAGGTGGATTTGCACAATTTAATCCTATTGATTTGCGCTTTTTGGGTGGGCCTACATTTTCTGGGTTAGAGGCTTTTGATCCTTCACTCAGAAGCCCACAACAAAGGGCATTTTTACAAGTTTTTGCTGCTGGACTATCGTTACAAGGGTTTCCACTTTTGCCTTTAGATAGATTGTCTTTACCTGTTGCTTATGTTCAAGGCTTTGGTGATAGCCGTTCAGGTGGAACTAGTAAGTTTTTCTCAACATTTTTTCAAAATGATATAAAAATTACTTCCTCATTTTTACTAAAGATGGGAATTCGTTATGATCTTAACCGTGTAACGCTACAAAGTAGAAATAATGGAAATTTTAGCCCTAGATTTGCTTTTTCTTACCGACCAGCAAAATTATCAAATGTTAATATACATGGTGCTTATGGGATATTTTTTGGTGTTCCTTTTCTTGGGCCATCTATCCCAGTTAATAGTACAACATCCCAAAAATTTAACATTGCTATAGCTGTTTTTCCTTTTTCCATAATTCCTTTTGCACTACCTGGGCATAAATTCCCTGATGGTGACAAAGTACCAGATGCAATAAATTTTGGGCCACAATTTACCCAAGTGCTTACATTACAACCAAATCAACGTGCTAGCTATTCACAACAAGCTAACTTTGGAGTGGATTACTTCTTTAATGATCAAACTTCTTTGTCCTTACAATATACTTATGTACGTGGCTTAAAGGTATTTTCAGCACGTAATGTTAACCCTATTGTTCGGCCAATCCCTAATGATCCATTTAATAGCTTTTTAACTGGACGTGTTGACCCAACTAAGGGAGATAATTTTGAGTTTGAAAACGCTTTTGATAGTTATTTTAATGGCTTTACTGTAACTTTTAACCAAAAGCTAAAAAATAGACTCAACTTATTAGCAAGTTATACATTTTCCAAATCTATTGATAATTTTATAGATTTTCGTATTGAGTCAGGATTACTTGAGCTAGTAAATTCTTTTAAGTTAAGAGACGAACGTAGTCTCTCATTACAAGATACTCGTAGCCGTTTTGTTCTTTCTGGAACAGTAGATCTTAGTTATGGTCAAAATAGATTTTTAAAAGGAATGCAGCTATCAACAATTATTACACTTAATACGGGTCGCCCATATAATTTGCTTGCAGGTGTAGACCTAAATGGAAGTGGTGATAATCCTCCAGGGGATCGACCCTTTATGAATGGTGTTAGCATAGGTCGTAATTTAGGCATAACTCCTGGATTTGCAAATGTAGATGTTAGGCTAACTCGAAAATTCAACCTCAAGGAAAAATACCAAATAGAAGGTATTTTTGAAGCCTTTAATCTTTTTAACCGAGTTAACATAAGCGATTTTGCTCGCACTTTTCCACCTGACACACAAGGTAATTTTAATTTACCACCACAAAGAGATGGTAGATTTACTGTCACCCCAGATCGTTTTCGTGGAGCATTTGCGTCCAGACAATTGCAACTTGGATTTCGCTTTACTTTTTGA
- the tsaB gene encoding tRNA (adenosine(37)-N6)-threonylcarbamoyltransferase complex dimerization subunit type 1 TsaB yields the protein MATLSDLKTMTEKPQNLILTLDTSSPRASLAIGYGDNLLAQMGISGNERRSSNLLSEIDYLLARAGLSIKDIAAFAVIVGPGSFTGLRVGIATIKGFAHALGCPVIALKSTEVLARIAGTTNCSAVLLDAHRSEVFAQLFNVDENGQVKELCDLLIGKVEKILSVFYEYQQEENLPRMIFVGDGVNLHKEVLLDYASKNSLQIHQAKLLTANNLGWILHRPINFLALEAALYAQEKFALGETISADELSAYYVRPAEAEVKLQLGLIGKKKSNLS from the coding sequence ATGGCTACACTATCTGACTTAAAAACTATGACAGAAAAACCTCAAAACTTAATTTTAACTTTAGATACTTCTAGCCCTCGGGCTAGTTTAGCTATTGGCTATGGTGATAACCTTCTAGCTCAAATGGGAATTAGTGGAAATGAACGTCGCTCTAGTAACTTACTTAGCGAAATAGATTATTTACTAGCTCGTGCAGGTTTAAGCATTAAAGATATTGCTGCTTTTGCTGTAATAGTCGGGCCAGGAAGCTTTACAGGGCTTCGCGTTGGTATAGCTACTATTAAAGGTTTTGCTCATGCTTTGGGTTGTCCAGTTATTGCTCTAAAATCTACTGAAGTACTAGCTAGAATAGCTGGAACTACTAATTGTAGCGCGGTTTTACTTGATGCTCATCGCAGTGAAGTCTTTGCGCAGCTATTTAATGTTGATGAAAATGGACAGGTAAAAGAACTTTGTGACCTTCTGATTGGAAAAGTAGAAAAAATCTTGTCTGTATTTTATGAATATCAACAAGAAGAAAATTTACCTAGGATGATTTTTGTAGGTGATGGGGTGAATTTACATAAAGAAGTGTTATTAGACTATGCTAGCAAAAATTCTCTTCAAATTCATCAAGCAAAACTCTTGACAGCTAATAATTTAGGATGGATATTACATAGGCCAATTAATTTTCTTGCCCTAGAAGCTGCACTTTATGCACAAGAAAAATTTGCTCTAGGAGAAACAATTTCTGCTGATGAACTATCTGCTTATTATGTGCGGCCAGCAGAGGCAGAAGTTAAGCTACAATTAGGCTTAATTGGAAAAAAGAAATCAAATTTATCTTAA
- the rimI gene encoding ribosomal protein S18-alanine N-acetyltransferase, with amino-acid sequence MSVALSENLSLVKYEITQMLEADLSCIVEIEETTKLSRWGYEAYRQELFGNPTSIMRTARGITPVNIYRKVLGFIASRVVFDELHINNVATHPTFRRLKIGTTLMEAAIKESRIYGARRCLLEVRSGNVAAQELYNRMNFQIIGRRRDYYTNPIEDALVMQFLYY; translated from the coding sequence ATGTCTGTCGCGCTATCTGAAAATTTATCTTTGGTTAAGTATGAAATTACACAAATGCTAGAAGCTGATCTTAGTTGTATAGTTGAAATAGAAGAAACTACTAAGTTAAGTCGTTGGGGATATGAAGCTTATCGGCAAGAATTATTTGGCAACCCTACGTCAATAATGCGTACTGCTCGCGGAATCACACCTGTAAATATCTATCGTAAAGTTTTAGGTTTTATAGCTTCACGAGTGGTTTTTGACGAACTACATATCAATAATGTTGCTACTCATCCTACTTTTCGCCGTCTAAAAATAGGTACTACTCTTATGGAGGCCGCCATTAAAGAAAGCCGTATTTATGGAGCGCGTCGCTGTTTGTTAGAAGTACGTAGTGGTAATGTTGCTGCTCAAGAACTCTATAATAGGATGAATTTTCAAATAATTGGCCGACGACGAGACTACTACACTAACCCTATTGAAGATGCTTTAGTTATGCAGTTTTTATATTACTAA
- the aroC gene encoding chorismate synthase, whose product MIFRFTTAGESHGKALIAVIEGLPAGLPIDIDFINNQLWRRQQGYGRGHRMKIESDKVEIMSGVRHGLSLGSPIALMIENKDFSNWQDVMSVEKVEIAEEKRTRKVKRPRPGHADLVGGQKYQTHDLRDILERSSARETAARVAVGAFAKLLLKAFDIEVISHVIMLGGIPEVPILASWEEIAKIQQDTDLRCVDKEITEVMKQHIDKAREAGDTLGGIFEVIASNIPVGLGSHTQWDLRMDGQLAQSIMSIQAVKAVEIGFGTESARLAGSKFHDEIGYNKERSQFTRLTNRAGGLEGGMSNGEEIRIRGYLKPISTLRKALQSVDIDTKELSVAAFERSDITAVPAAGVIGEAAVAIILADAMRRKFAGDSLTEMQQNFFNYRKLLSTY is encoded by the coding sequence ATGATATTTCGTTTTACTACAGCGGGTGAATCTCATGGCAAAGCTTTAATTGCTGTAATAGAAGGCTTACCAGCAGGCTTGCCTATAGATATTGATTTTATTAATAACCAACTCTGGCGACGGCAACAAGGTTATGGCCGAGGCCATAGAATGAAGATTGAGTCAGATAAAGTAGAAATAATGTCTGGTGTTCGTCATGGGTTAAGCTTAGGTTCACCTATTGCGTTAATGATAGAAAATAAAGACTTTAGTAACTGGCAAGATGTAATGTCGGTTGAAAAAGTTGAAATTGCAGAAGAAAAACGCACTCGTAAAGTAAAACGCCCTAGACCTGGACATGCTGATCTTGTAGGTGGACAAAAATATCAAACGCATGACCTAAGAGATATTTTAGAACGTTCTAGCGCACGAGAAACCGCAGCAAGAGTTGCTGTAGGAGCATTTGCTAAACTTTTACTAAAAGCTTTTGATATAGAAGTTATTAGCCATGTAATTATGCTAGGTGGTATTCCTGAAGTTCCTATCTTAGCTAGTTGGGAAGAAATTGCTAAAATTCAGCAAGATACAGATTTAAGATGTGTAGATAAAGAAATTACCGAAGTAATGAAACAACATATTGATAAAGCCCGCGAAGCAGGAGATACATTAGGCGGAATCTTTGAGGTAATTGCTAGTAATATTCCTGTAGGCTTAGGTTCACATACTCAATGGGATTTGCGCATGGACGGACAACTTGCACAATCTATAATGTCAATACAGGCTGTTAAGGCCGTGGAAATAGGCTTTGGGACAGAATCAGCGCGTTTGGCTGGCTCGAAATTTCACGACGAAATCGGCTATAATAAAGAGAGAAGCCAGTTTACACGGCTAACTAACCGTGCAGGCGGTCTTGAAGGTGGAATGTCTAACGGGGAAGAAATTAGAATTAGAGGTTATCTAAAACCAATTTCAACCTTACGTAAAGCACTACAAAGCGTAGACATTGACACAAAAGAGCTTTCAGTGGCGGCTTTTGAGCGTTCAGACATTACGGCTGTTCCGGCTGCTGGTGTAATTGGTGAAGCTGCGGTAGCTATTATACTAGCTGATGCAATGCGTAGGAAATTTGCAGGTGATTCATTAACAGAAATGCAGCAGAATTTTTTTAATTATAGAAAACTGTTATCAACTTATTAG
- the def gene encoding peptide deformylase, which translates to MILPIVKYGELVLTKKAAPVTEFNEELQELVKNMFETMYAAPGVGLAAPQIGVSKRLFVMDCSGGKNPEEKLVLINPEIVQTEGKQTGDEGCLSFPNIYFEVTRPKRLVARAFDATGKEFTIDAMDLTARCIAHENDHLNGELFIQYLGPLKRELVMRKIKKRIKLGDWK; encoded by the coding sequence ATGATTTTACCAATTGTTAAATATGGTGAGTTAGTCTTAACTAAAAAGGCTGCACCAGTAACAGAATTTAATGAAGAGTTACAAGAATTAGTCAAAAACATGTTTGAAACCATGTATGCTGCTCCAGGTGTTGGACTAGCAGCACCTCAAATTGGAGTTTCAAAACGCTTATTTGTAATGGATTGTTCTGGAGGGAAAAACCCAGAAGAAAAGCTAGTATTAATTAATCCAGAAATTGTTCAAACAGAAGGAAAACAAACAGGTGACGAAGGTTGTTTAAGTTTTCCTAATATTTACTTTGAAGTTACTCGACCAAAAAGACTTGTAGCACGTGCTTTTGATGCTACAGGCAAAGAGTTTACCATTGATGCAATGGATTTAACTGCTAGATGTATTGCACATGAAAATGATCACTTAAATGGCGAATTATTTATTCAATATCTTGGGCCATTAAAAAGAGAATTAGTAATGCGTAAGATCAAAAAACGCATCAAGTTAGGAGATTGGAAATAA
- a CDS encoding methionyl-tRNA formyltransferase yields MKIVFLGTPEWAVPSFERIIADGHEVLAVFTQPDKPAGRGNKLHPPPVKQAALAHQLTVYQPTKVRTPEFQQLFDSLAPDVAIIVAYGRIIPEWILKIPKYGFINVHFSLLPAYRGAAPINWAIVNGEKQTGITTMQLVPELDAGDILLQQATEISDLETAEELGKRLSFLGAELLSQTLDKLLSITPQKQDHEKATFAPILKREDGKINWQEMTAQEVALRVRGFQPWPGAYTLLKGTRLIIWQAKVKNAVLSGNNQPGTIVQADKNGIVIACNQSTALTILELQLEGRKRLQVRDFLNGIPLQVDESLDG; encoded by the coding sequence ATGAAAATAGTATTTTTAGGGACACCTGAATGGGCTGTCCCTTCCTTTGAACGTATTATTGCAGATGGACATGAAGTATTAGCTGTTTTTACTCAACCAGATAAACCGGCTGGACGTGGTAATAAACTTCATCCACCACCTGTTAAACAGGCGGCTTTAGCCCATCAACTAACAGTTTACCAACCAACCAAAGTTCGCACTCCAGAGTTTCAACAACTTTTTGATTCCCTAGCCCCAGACGTTGCAATTATTGTAGCTTATGGGAGGATTATTCCTGAATGGATACTAAAAATTCCTAAATATGGTTTTATTAATGTTCATTTCTCATTACTTCCAGCTTATCGAGGTGCAGCACCTATTAATTGGGCAATTGTTAATGGAGAAAAGCAAACAGGAATCACCACAATGCAGTTAGTTCCAGAACTTGATGCTGGAGATATTTTACTTCAACAAGCAACAGAAATTTCTGATTTAGAAACGGCTGAAGAATTAGGTAAACGGTTAAGTTTTTTAGGTGCTGAACTACTTTCGCAAACTTTAGACAAGTTGCTTTCAATTACTCCTCAAAAACAAGATCATGAAAAGGCTACCTTTGCGCCCATTCTTAAGCGGGAAGATGGAAAAATTAATTGGCAAGAAATGACTGCTCAAGAGGTGGCTTTACGTGTAAGAGGCTTTCAGCCCTGGCCCGGTGCTTACACACTCTTAAAAGGTACTAGGTTAATTATTTGGCAAGCTAAGGTTAAAAATGCAGTTTTATCTGGCAATAATCAGCCAGGAACGATTGTTCAAGCCGATAAAAATGGTATAGTGATAGCTTGCAATCAATCCACTGCATTAACAATATTAGAACTTCAACTAGAAGGACGTAAACGCTTACAAGTAAGAGACTTTCTTAATGGGATTCCCTTACAAGTAGATGAATCACTTGACGGATAA